The following nucleotide sequence is from Desulfomonile tiedjei.
CGCGCAGGTGCCTGACAAAGGATGACAAAGCCTGCCGCAGCTCTGCAATTCCATTTTTACTCAGCCTCAGCCGTTTGGCCACCGGCCTTTCCACTTGGAGCCCTTTGCGGATCACGGCCAATGTGTCCGGCGACAGCAAGAGCGACCTGTCTTCATCAATGCCGATGCAACCCGGATGGCACGCTCCGCCGCGAGCCGGAGAAAAGATGGCGTCCTCCCCTCGCGCCAGAGGCCGTCCGCATTCGGGGCATACGTCAAAGCGCGGGCCATAGCCGAGCATGCCGAGAAGGCGAATTTCGTCCAGCAGCAAAAGGAGCGGGCTCAAATCGTCGCTTTCGAGGCTACCGAGGAAGTTAAGCATAAAATCGAAAATCTCTTGATCGGGCTGGTCCTCCGGAAGAAAGACCGAGGCGAGTTCGAGGAAATAGGAAGCGAGCGCCACTTTGTGTATGTCCGATCGGATTCCGAGAAATCCATGCACTGCCTGAGATTCATCGATCCATACCAGGTCGTCTTTTTTGCGAGGCCTCAATGTGAAATCGACCATCGAGAACGGCTCAAGATGGCCGCCAAAGCGCACGCGGCTCTTCTTGGCGTTTTTCGCGACTCCTCTGAGC
It contains:
- the recO gene encoding DNA repair protein RecO — translated: MVRSLILKKQDWGEADELVVFFSRDLGWLRGVAKNAKKSRVRFGGHLEPFSMVDFTLRPRKKDDLVWIDESQAVHGFLGIRSDIHKVALASYFLELASVFLPEDQPDQEIFDFMLNFLGSLESDDLSPLLLLLDEIRLLGMLGYGPRFDVCPECGRPLARGEDAIFSPARGGACHPGCIGIDEDRSLLLSPDTLAVIRKGLQVERPVAKRLRLSKNGIAELRQALSSFVRHLRGQEINSLVFLEEL